One Anopheles marshallii chromosome 3, idAnoMarsDA_429_01, whole genome shotgun sequence genomic region harbors:
- the LOC128714702 gene encoding sodium bicarbonate cotransporter 3 isoform X3 — protein sequence MMDHGGVDEEAPIDPRLKNRTFTADQDFEGHRAHTVFVGVHIPGSSRRHSQRRRHKHHQTSRESGDKGGTVSESDRPVTPPAQRVQFILGGEVGGEGEGTQHESHPLFSEMEELVKEGDEMAWKETARWVKFEEDVEEGGNRWSKPHVATLSLHSLFELRSLLLNGTVMLDMEAVSLEQIAELVCENMVNSGTLPVEARDKVIDALLKRHKHQHEFGNKKSRLPLIRSLADIGKNHSSSKNMPRSSTSSSANSFPMHVVSSTPSGLHEDGESALAPASPQTALLYGSKDQRGHYLALPTGEHMTQSPSNVSMPRNTSSGELQNGEHKTNTHFMRKIPPGAEASNILVGEVDFLDKTLSAFLRLNTASVMGDLTEVPVPTRFIFILLGPPGSHGSFHEIGRAMATLMSDEIFHEVAYRAKKREHLLAGIDEFLDAVTVLPPGEWDPSIRIEPPAAIPSQEVRKRPPEKNPKEEIDEELEEQRQREEAGLSRTGRLFGGLINDLKRKAPFYLSDFKDGLSMQCVASWIFLYFACLSPIITFGGLLGTATGNNIAAMESLVSGFVCGIGYGFFSGQPLTILGSTGPVLVFETIVYEFCLKVGWDYLTFRFWIGTWITLILFVLVAVDASALVCYITRFTEENFACLIAVIFIYKAIENVFHIGQEYPINTAGGKFDCSCLPPVGQELTPDAIHHWSQFDMRTCKSSNGTLAGTDCDKPEFVSDVFLMSIVLFLGTYIISVILKDFKNALFFPSIVRQFISDFSVTIAIFSMTLLDFFTNIATPKLDVPGEFKRTIPDRGWIIMPFHENNPAWSSALAILPALLGTILIFMDQQITAVIINRKEHKLTKGCGYHLDLFVLSCLIQICTIMGLPWFVAATVLSINHVNSLKKESETAAPGEKPQFIGVREQRVTHVLIFLMIGCSVLLTPLLSHIPMPVLYGVFLYMGVSALKGLQFFDRLLIMLMPAKYQPDYMFLRQVPIRRVHLFTMIQLACFAVLWLIKSFSITSILFPLMLVVMIGVRKSLDYIFTKRELKILDDIMPEMTKRARADDLHQLEDGEVGIYKRLIGCCIGQKPLQQPVTTISVTKVTEQTNKSNSTNSNS from the exons ATGATGGATCACGGTGGCGTAGACGAGGAAGCTCCAATAGATCCGAGACTCAAAAATCGGACTTTTACCGCCGATCAGGACTTTGAAG GTCACCGAGCGCACACCGTTTTCGTTGGCGTCCACATTCCGGGCTCATCCCGCCGGCATTCGCAACGCCGTCGGCACAAGCACCACCAGACGAGCCGGGAAAGTGGTGATAAAGGCGGCACAGTTTCGGAATCGGACCGGCCTG TTACGCCACCTGCACAAAGAGTTCAGTTCATTCTGGGCGGTGAAGTCGGCGGCGAAGGTGAGGGTACCCAACATGAGTCACACCCTCTGTTCTCCGAAATGGAGGAGCTGGTCAAGGAGGGCGACGAGATGGCCTGGAAGGAAACGGCACGCTGGGTAAAGTTCGAGGAGGACGTCGAGGAGGGTGGTAACCGGTGGTCCAAACCGCACGTGGCCACCCTCTCGCTGCATTCGCTGTTCGAGCTGCGCAGCCTGCTGCTGAACGGGACCGTCATGCTGGACATGGAAGCGGTTAGCCTGGAGCAGATCGCGGAGCTGGTGTGCGAGAACATGGTCAACTCGGGCACACTGCCGGTGGAGGCACGCGACAAGGTGATCGATGCACTGCTGAAGCGGCACAAGCATCAGCACGAGTTCggcaacaagaaaagccgtcTGCCGCTGATCCGCTCACTGGCCGACATTGGCAAGAATCATTCCTCTTCGAAGA ATATGCCACGCTCATCCACCAGCTCCTCGGCCAACTCATTTCCAATGCACGTCGTTTCGTCGACACCCTCGGGCTTGCACGAAGATGGCGAATCCGCCCTGGCACCGGCATCGCCCCAAACGGCCCTGCTGTACGGCAGCAAAGACCAGCGCGGTCACTATCTAGCACTGCCAACAG GAGAACATATGACGCAAAGTCCGAGCAACGTGTCGATGCCGCGCAACACCAGCTCGGGCGAGCTGCAGAACGGCGAGCATAAGACGAACACGCACTTCATGCGCAAAATTCCACCCGGTGCCGAGGCCAGCAATATTCTTGTCGGTGAGGTTGACTTCCTCGACAAGACGCTGTCGGCGTTCCTGAGGCTCAATACCGCCTCGGTGATGGGCGATCTGACGGAGGTCCCGGTACCGACCAG GTTCATCTTTATCCTGCTCGGTCCGCCGGGTAGCCACGGAAGTTTCCATGAGATTGGGCGCGCAATGGCAACCCTAATGTCGGACGAGATATTCCACGAAGTAGCGTACCGTGCGAAAAAGCGCGAGCATCTGCTGGCCGGTATTGATGAGTTTCTGGACGCCGTCACAGTGCTGCCGCCGGGCGAATGGGATCCCTCCATTCGGATAGAACCGCCCGCGGCAATACCGTCGCAGGAGGTCCGCAAACGGCCACCGGAGAAGAACCCGAAGGAGGAGATCGACGAAGAGCTGGAGGAGCAGCGGCAACGCGAAGAAGCGGGCCTCTCCCGCACGGGTCGTCTATTCGGGGGGCTTATCAACGATCTGAAGCGTAAGGCACCGTTCTATCTGTCCGACTTTAAGGATGGACTTTCGATGCAGTGTGTAGCGTCGTGGATCTTCCTGTACTTCGCCTGTCTCTCGCCGATCATCACGTTCGGTGGCTTACTGGGGACGGCCACCGGTAATAATATCGCTGCGATGGAATCGCTCGTATCGGGCTTTGTATGTGGCATTGGGTATGGGTTCTTTTCCGGCCAACCGCTCACCATTCTCGGTTCGACCGGACCGGTACTGGTGTTCGAAACGATCGTGTATGAGTTCTGTTTGAAGGTCGGGTGGGATTATCTAACGTTCCGGTTCTGGATCGGTACCTGGATTACGCTCATTCTCTTCGTGCTGGTTGCGGTCGATGCGAGTGCGCTCGTGTGCTACATTACCCGCTTTACGGAGGAAAACTTTGCCTGCCTGATCGCCGTCATCTTCATCTACAAGGCGATCGAGAATGTGTTCCACATTGGGCAGGAATATCCGATCAACACGGCTGGCGGGAAGTTTGATTGCTCCTGTTTGCCACCGGTCGGGCAGGAGCTGACTCCGGACGCTATCCATCACTGGTCACAGTTTGATATGCGAACGTGCAAG AGCTCCAACGGAACGCTAGCCGGAACGGACTGCGACAAGCCCGAGTTTGTGTCGGATGTCTTCCTCATGTCGATCGTACTATTTCTCGGCACGTACATCATATCGGTCATACTGAAGGACTTCAAGAACGCCCTGTTCTTCCCCTCGATCGTGCGTCAATTCATCAGCGATTTCTCGGTCACGATTGCGATCTTCTCGATGACGCTGCTCGATTTCTTCACCAACATCGCAACGCCGAAGCTGGACGTGCCGGGCGAGTTCAAGCGTACGATCCCGGACCGGGGCTGGATCATTATGCCATTCCACGAGAACAACCCAGCCTGGTCGTCGGCACTAGCGATCCTGCCCGCCCTGCTCGGTACCATACTGATATTCATGGATCAACAAATTACGGCTGTGATAATCAATAGGAAGGAACACAAACTTACCAAAGGTTGTGGCTACCATCTGGATTTGTTCGTGCTGTCCTGTCTGATACAGATCTGCACCATCATGGGTCTACCTTG GTTCGTTGCTGCCACCGTGCTCAGTATTAATCACGTCAATTCCCTGAAGAAAGAGTCCGAGACGGCTGCTCCGGGCGAGAAGCCACAGTTTATTGGAGTGCGCGAGCAGCGCGTTACCCACGTTCTGATCTTCCTGATGATCGGATGTTCCGTGCTGCTGACACCGCTACTATCCCACATTCCGATGCCGGTACTGTACGGGGTGTTTCTGTACATGGGTGTTTCGGCCCTCAAGGGACTGCAGTTCTTCGATCGCTTGCTGATCATGCTGATGCCTGCCAAGTACCAGCCGGACTACATGTTCCTGCGACAG GTCCCCATTCGACGTGTCCATCTGTTCACCATGATTCAGCTGGCCTGCTTTGCCGTACTGTGGCTAATTAAATCGTTCTCCATCACCTCGATCCTCTTCCCGCTAatgttggtggtgatgatcGGCGTCCGGAAATCGCTCGACTACATCTTTACCAAGCGCGAATTGAAGATCCTGGACGACATCATGCCGGAGATGACGAAACGTGCCCGGGCGGACGATCTGCATCAGCTCGAGGACGGCGAGGTGGGAATTTACAAACGGCTGATCGGGTGTTGCATCGGTCAAAAGCCGTTGCAGCAACCCGTTACCACGATCAGCGTGACCAAAGTGACCGAACAGACAAACAAATCCAACAGCACTAACTCCAACAGCTAA